One genomic window of Calonectris borealis chromosome 27, bCalBor7.hap1.2, whole genome shotgun sequence includes the following:
- the GINS4 gene encoding DNA replication complex GINS protein SLD5, with translation MAAASGGGTEADSDGGSEELVLTPAQLIRSLEQAWLNEKFAPELLESKPEIIECVVEQLDHMEANLKRAKRGDLKVSVHRMEIERIRYVLSSYLRCRLVKIEKFFPHVLEKEKSRAEGEPSILSPEEFAFAKEYMANTETYLKNMALKHMPPNLQKVSLLKSVPKPNLDSFVFLRVLERQENILVEPERDEQREYTIDLEEGSQHLIRYKTIAPLVASGAVQLI, from the exons ATGGCGGCAGCGAGCGGTGGGGGGACGGAGGCGGACTCGGATGGGGGCAGTGAGGAACTGGTGCTCACCCCGGCGCAGCTCATCCGCAGCCTGGAGCAG GCCTGGCTGAATGAGAAGTTtgccccagagctgctggagagcaaACCTGAGATCATTGAGTGTGTTGTGGAGCAGCTGGACCATATG gagGCAAACCTGAAACGGGCAAAGAGAGGAGACTTGAAGGTCAGCGTTCACCGCATGGAGATTGAAAGGATCCGTTACGTGCTCAGCAGCTACTTGCGGTGTAGGCTTGTGAAG ATAGAGAAGTTTTTCCCCCATGTCCTGGAGAAGGAGAAGTCTCGAGCCGAAGGGGAACCTTCCATTCTATCACCAGAGGAGTTTGCCTTTGCTAAAGA GTACATGGCAAACACAGAGACTTATCTGAAAAACATGGCCCTAAAACACATGCCGCCCAACCTGCAGAAAGTCTCTCTCCTAAAATCAG TTCCAAAGCCCAACCTGGATTCCTTTGTGTTCCTGAGGGTGTTGGAGCGTCAGGAGAATATCCTGGTCGAGCCAGAGAGGGATGAGCAGAG AGAGTACACCATCGACCTGGAGGAGGGCTCGCAGCACCTGATCCGGTACAAGACCATTGCCCCACTGGTGGCCTCGGGAGCGGTGCAGCTCATATGA
- the LOC142093601 gene encoding protein phosphatase 1 regulatory subunit 3C-like: MPVDLAMRLCLSHSPPIRKLLNSYEELRGNRGRKPLRSCLNQKLSAEPEPERRDSTKSSKGQKKKRVVFADMKGLSLTAVRFFSKIEEDLCDLQHALSDLACFRPRLRDSCPEVCRYVLDFPQPSADYMTFRSRLHSNHVCLENCLIQDRTLSGTVKVRNIEYEKKVMVRITFDGWKSFRDIACQYMHSTYGSSDTDTFSFELALPKPSVSRRATEFCISFQCGQKTHWDNNHGRNYKICHVGMICPPPHAVRRASGAWEHLGTSRAATLVLSHLQTWRRSETQAPYW, encoded by the coding sequence ATGCCCGTGGACCTGGCCATGCGGCTCTGCCTGAGCCACTCGCCCCCCATCCGCAAGCTGCTGAACTCCTATGAGGAGCTGCGGGGCAACCGGGGGCGCAAACCCCTCCGGTCCTGTCTCAACCAGAAGCTGAGCGCAGAACCTGAGCCCGAGCGGCGAGATAGCACCAAGAGCTCCAAGGGCCAGAAGAAGAAGAGAGTCGTCTTTGCTGACATGAAGGGGCTCTCGCTGACGGCTGTCCGCTTCTTCTCAAAGATTGAGGAGGACCTCTGTGACTTGCAGCACGCCCTGTCTGACCTTGCCTGCTTCCGACCTAGACTGCGGGACTCATGCCCGGAAGTGTGCAGGTATGTGCTGGACTTCCCACAGCCCTCTGCGGACTACATGACTTTCCGCAGCCGCCTACACAGCAACCATGTCTGTCTGGAGAACTGTCTGATCCAGGACCGTACCCTGTCAGGGACAGTGAAGGTCAGAAACATCGAGTATGAGAAGAAAGTGATGGTCCGCATCACCTTCGATGGCTGGAAGAGCTTCCGGGACATCGCTTGCCAGTACATGCATAGCACATATGGCTCGTCGGACACAGACACCTTCTCTTTTGAGCTTGCTCTGCCCAAGCCGTCTGTTTCCCGCAGGGCCACAGAGTTCTGCATCTCCTTCCAGTGCGGACAGAAGACCCACTGGGACAACAACCACGGGAGGAACTACAAGATCTGCCACGTGGGCATGATCTGCCCTCCCCCCCATGCTGTGAGGCGTGCCAGCGGGGCCTGGGAGCACCTTGGCACCTCTCGAGCTGCCACCCTGGTCCTTTCTCACCTACAGACATGGCGGCGCTCAGAGACCCAGGCTCCTTACTGGTAG